The window CAAAAGGACAAGTCCGGTGGGGCGGGAGGAAGGGCGCGCCCGTCGGCTAGGGATGGCAGGAGATCGGGGTCATCGAGGAGGACGAGCGCCGCCCCATGCCCAAGCGCTGCAAGTACTTCATCTTCGTCGGCGGCATCGCCGTGCTCTTCACCTTCTTCGCGCTCATGCTTGGTTGGTCCATGGCCATGAGTTCTTGCTCTTGATTGGTTGATGCACTTGGATCTGAAGCTCCTCAAGGGTAGGCGACCAGGGGGGTCCGGGGAGGGGCGGGGGTGTCCTGGGAGGTGCGGGGCGAGCAGAGGTGGGTGAGGGGTCCGAGAAGGGGCGGGCAAAGGTGTGCGGGCGAAGCGCAGAATTTTTACTCGAGACCGTTTCGCTCGAGTATATTTAGGAAGAAGGTTGGGACCGGAGTATAATTTTTACTCCGCGCGCTATGGTGAATTGGGGATCGATTAGGTGCGTACTAGAGAAGTAAAACCTACATTTTACTTCTCGGATAGGGAATCGGTTAGAAGTGACCTAAGCCACAGGGAACTTGATTATACATGTACCGTTCGTCCGAGAGCACATCCGACGGCAAGAAACACGAGTCCGTTTGCACCGTCGTCGGCCACCTCTTGATCAATCAGATCCAGATTGGCACCACATGGCAGCGGCAGCGACGCGCCGACAGTGACGGCACCGTAGGCTCGCACGTATGACAGCAGATCGGCCGGCAGTGACAACTCAACTGAAGCAAAAATGATACCAGTAGTACGTATATGCTTGTAATGGAGTTCCTGTAGAAATATCTCATGATGCTGCGGTGGGCCGGGATCGGAGTTATGCAAATTGCAAGGCCCGATACCTCCATCAGCTACGAAACACAAGGCACATCACATGTCAAGGCAAGAGACCACTAGCTATCCAACCAAACCCCAGGACAAAAAGACCAGCAAGGATCCAAGAGGACTGAGGCTGATGCTGCAAGTTGACAGCAGAGgtggaggaaaaaaagaaaaaaacaaattgCCGGATTTTTGCTGGACGTATACTACACAAGAGAAAAATGAGAGGAGCGAGAAAAAAATGACTTGAGAGGCCATGAATATGGCTCGGAGAAGCAAATAAAGCCACCAAAAACCGAACTTGCATGGAGTCTTTCAACTTGTTCATTCCTTTCCCTGCTTTGTACCAATCCGCCATGCATGGCCTCGTGCTGATAAGCCAGAGAAGAACAGGCAACACTTCAtacaaaaataaaagggacaaaagAACAGAGAAAGGATCGGTACACAGCAACAGAAGATGGGCTTCGAAACGAGGATGGATATCCTATTCGAAGCGCATCAATCAAGGATATGCATCATGATCACAACAGATCACTGAATGTTTCACCACTGCTCGCTCGCACGTATCTAGCCTACACTTGCAAACTGCAAACACAATGGACATGGACAAGAACAGTTTGAGCAGAGATGGTTTGTCCAGTTATTCTTCTTTCCAGCAAAAGAAGTAACCAAGAAGTCAGCACAGGATGAAACGGGGTTGGCAACCAGAGTTTAAAGGGCAAAAAAATGAGTAGCTTTTCCACCACTTCAAAGTTCAAACGTTATGTACTACTACTGATTAATGGTCAAATCAACATTGCTAGGCTTGAGCACAAGCTATGTAGTCTGGAGGCAAATCAAGAACAGAGTATTAACGCTTCTAACAGAAATGGGTCAAAGTATACATATTATCcccgcaaaagaaaaagaaaaaaaagcctaAATATTATCTTACTGCATAAATTTTAATCTGACACTCCACCATTCCAACAAAATATCAAGAGATCAAACAAACCAAGAGGTTGCCAACATCAGACTATCAGCTATCAGTATCCATGCAATTAACAAGGTGGAACGACATCAGCATGCAAAGTGGATCAACGCCTTCCTTTGGCATCAtgccaaaacaaaacaaaactctGGGCTGTCTTTACTACAGCCACTTATAAACGATGAAGTAAAAGCATGTTTTACACATGACAGCGATGCACCGACAGTGACAACGCCACACGCTTGGATGTATGCATGGGATTATAAGCAGATCAGCAGTGACACATGAGCTAAAGCAAAAATGGTAGTGGTATGCTCATAATGGAAAATCCTGTAGAAATATCTCATGATGCTGTGGTGGACCCGGGCCGTGTTATGCAAATCGCAAGGTCCAGAACCTGCATCTGCTACGAGACACAAGGCACATCACACGTGAAGGCAAGAGCCTAGCTACGCAATCAAACCAGCAAGAATTCAAGCTGGGAGGTGAAGCTGCAAGTTATCAGCACAGGTGGAGCAAAAATAATATTGCCGGATTTTTATtgcacacgagaaaaaaaattgagggCGGCGGAAAATACGGGGAGATCATGGAGCACCGCAACTGAGGAAAGAAACAAAGAGAGATCAAAATGGGAATACAGGCAACGTAAAATGGGCATGGAAACGAAGATGCAAAACATATATATTCCAAGCACATCGCTGAACAAGAGATGCATCATGCCGATAACACGCATCACCAGTGTATTTCCGCCACTGCTCATGGCACATGCATAATATCTAGCTTCTGCTTGCAAACAGAATGTACAAGAGCAGATATGTTTGTCAAATTATTCTTCTTTCCAGCCATAGAGCAGTCACCCAGCACAGACTAAAACAGGGCTGCTGCAACCTGGGTTTAAATGGCAGAAAATGAGTACTGTAGCTTTTACTCCATTTCGTATATTATAGGTGCTACTAACTAATGGTCAAATCATAGCTGCCACACAGGAGCACAAATAGACTAGGAAATGCGATTAGAATGAACCTAAATATTACTATGGAATCTGTAGGTAAATCAAGAACTGAAGATTAACACCTCTAACGGAAATGGGTCAAAGAACACATATTATCTTACTGCACTAATTTTTATCTGACACTTCACTAACCCAGCAAAATATCAAGACATAAAACGAACCAAGAGGTCATGAACATCACACTATCAGTTATCAGTACCCACGCAATAAACAAACTGAAATTAACAAGAGGATACAAAATGTGGATCAGAGGTCTTCCTTTGGCACCATGCCGAAGCAAAGCAAAATTCTGGTCTGTGTTTAGTAGATCCACTTATAAACGACGAAGTAACAGCATGTCATAGATGTAATTTCTGAACTAAATTCATAACAAGTACATCTGCCTCAATTATTGAACATGTTTCTTTTCTAAGAAAATGGCACATGATTAACTCAGGGGTTTCGTGAGAAAGGTAAATTTACCTATTCTTCTTGTGTCCTGGGATGGAAATCCCAATCTGACAGATGGCACAACAAGCATTAATAAAACAAACAAACCGCTGTTTTCTTCAGTTCAGAAAGGAAAATAGGACCTCTCGATGAACCCAGAAACCTCCCTATGCACCCATGGCAGACTTCTTGCCCCTCTTGGATGCTGATGATCCATTCTCCACCAAGATCCTAGACAAAATGTCAGCTTGCTTTGAGTATCCTCCAGCTTTTAAGCTATCCATCAAAGCATCGCAGCCCTTCTGGTCTACAACGCCTCCTTTGTGCTTGATCTTGCAGAGCATGGAGTAGGCTGGCAATGTCTTCTCCTCGGTATACAGGGCTTCTAGGACTCTGTCATAGGTTGAGAAGCTAACTTCAAAGTCCCGGTCCAATGCAAAATCAGCCAGCTTTTGTGCCTCCATCACTTTTTCCTTCTCACAAAGGGCAGCTAGCAACTTATCCAGATCAGGCATACAGCCATTTTCCACCATCAGATTGACGCGACCAATCGCCTCCTCCACATGACCCCTCATGAAGAGAGCCTCCACAATCTTATGTGCCATATCCATGTTCTCGGTAATTCCCTTCTCTATCATAGTCTTCATGACCCTACTTGCAGTCTGAACCCTGCCATCATTGAAAAGCGCCACCATGACAGACTGGAACAGAGCTGGCCTTGGTAAGTGACCATGTTCCATCATGCTGTCCAATGCCGTCTTTGCATCAGCTGGCTCATTCTTCTTCAGGAAGCTATCAATAAGCAGTGTGTGCGAGTGGGGGTCAGTAGGGACGCCACGGCGTGTCATAATGGCAAGAATCTCCTTTGCGGCCTCTAGCGCACCTTCCTTTGCATGCCCACGGATAAGACTGTTGAATGCAGACTTGTCATCCACACCTTTCTTCATCAGCTGCCTGAAGAACGTCTCGGCCTTGTTGGTATTCCCATTATTGCACAGATACTCAATCACTGGATTATATGCCGGTGCTTCCAGCACTAGACTCTTTGGGCTGAGCAGTGTGCCCTTCTCTAGAAGCTCATCGAGCACCTGCACAGCACCATCACACTTACCACCTGCGCACAAGCTCTCCATCAACACACCATACTGCCTCGGATCCACCAGGACATGCTTGAACTGCCCGCTCTTCTTATGCACCTCCAACGCCCCATCCAAATCCCCAGCTTTGCACAATGTCGACACGAGCCTCAGAAACACCGATTTGTCCTTTGGAGTGAGTCGTCGCTCCGCCATATCTGCCACTGCCTTCCGGGCCTCCGCAGCCTTCCCCTCATCATCGCAAAGTCCCGGCATCAACGCAGCAAACGTCTTCTCGCTCAACCTCAGCCCCTTCTCCCCCATCTCCGTGAACAACCCCACTGCCTCCTCGACCTTGTTCGCCTCAACATATCCCTTGATCATGACATTGTATGAGATCGAGTTCCTTTCAAAGCCAGCtccgggcatttcatcaaacaccttccgTGCACTCTCCAGATCGCCTTTCCGCACCCATGCATTGAGCAGGGTGTTATAGGTGGTCACATCCGGCGTCACCCCGTGGTCCTTCATGTCCCCAAACACCCTGACGGCGGACTCCATCTTCTTGCACAGGCCGAACCCCCAGATGAGCGTGTTGTAGGTGGACAGGGTGGGGGCGACGCCGTCGGCGATCATGGCGTTGTAGATCCGCCTGGCCATGGCCTCGCGGCCGCGGCAGAGGATGGCCTTGAGCACGGCGTTGTAGGAGAGCGCGGTGCGGGTgatgccgaggtcgggcatgaggCGGAAGAGCTTGACAGCCTCCTGCGGGATGCCGGCCCGGCCGTAGGCGGCGACGAGGGCGGCCACGGTGGCCTCGTCAGGGGCGACGGAGAAGGACGGCATGGTCTCGAGGAGGATGCAGCGGGCGTGGTTGAGCATGCCCTTGGCGGCGAGTACCGGGACGAGCAGCGCGAAGGTGGCCGGCTCCGGGCGGAACCCGGCCCGGCGGTACGCGAAGCGGAAGAACTGGAGCGCGAGGTCGGCGCGGtccgcggcggccgcggcggagaTCACGCCGTGCACGACCGGCGCCGAGAGCGCCGGGCAGAGCAGGCGCACCGAGTTCTCCATCCGGGTCGTCCACTTGCGGCGCCGGATCATGTGGAGGATCGTCTCGTGCAGGGGCTCCTCCTCCCGCAGGGCGCGGGCCGGGGCCGGATCCTCGGCCTCCgtggctgctgctgccgccggggcTTCATCCGGGGTCTCCGCGGGGGATGCGGCTGGCAGAGCTGCGTCAACGGCCGGGGCGGGGGTGTCGACGGTTGCGGTNNNNNNNNNNNNNNNNNNNNNNNNNNNNNNNNNNNNNNNNNNNNNNNNNNNNNNNNNNNNNNNNNNNNNNNNNNNNNNNNNNNNNNNNNNNNNNNNNNNNNNNNNNNNNNNNNNNNNNNNNNNNNNNNNNNNNNNNNNNNNNNNNNNNNNNNNNNNNNNNNNNNNNNNNNNNNNNNNNNNNNNNNNNNNNNNNNNNNNNNNNNNNNNNNNNNNNNNNNNNNNNNNNNNNNNNNNNNNNNNNNNNNNNNNNNNNNNNNNNNNNNNNNNNNNNNNNNNNNNNNNNNNNNNNNNNNNNNGTGGGGGGTGCGGGAGAGGagcgggaggaggtggcggcgcgccATGGCTGCGGGGAGGTTTGGAGCGGCGGTGGGGGGGAGACGACAGACGAGGGTTGGGTTAGCTGGGCCAAGTGTGGGATGGAGTGGCCGGAAATGTGTGATGACGGGCTGGGTTAGCTGGGCCGTGAGATGGGCCGAGAGCTATATGGCCTTTTTGTCTCCTTCCCAAAATCACGGTCACGGACATGTTTCTCGAAAAAAAAAGGTAAGGGTTGATATGCGGTCGTCCTTGAGTGTAAACATGGCAAAGTGTGTGTGTGGACCTTGAGAGAGGATGATGCGGTCATCCCCATGTATGGCGACGAGGCCTCGGTTCCAAAGTTATGGCTCTTTAACCTGTGCAGTACGCTGAAGCAAGATTGGTTTTATCGAGGTCCTTGTGACGCTATGGACAATTTGGTGGGCAAGACGCAAGTCGATTCATGAGAACGAGTATGAAAGTCCATTATCCACACACCTCTTTATCAGCAGGTTTCTATACGAAATAGGAAGGCTCACACGTAATGGGGAGGCTCACAAATTAGCTAGAATGGCAACCTCACTCGAGGTTGCCACGCATGTTTGGTTATGTAATCCTGCCCCCACCATCATGTTTCCCAAAAAAAATTTAAGGGTTGATATGTGGTCGTCCTTGAGTGTAAACATGGCAAAGTGTAAACATGGCAAAGGGGAGTTTGCAAATGGCTTCCCCCAACACAAGGAGAAGCAAAGGTGAATGCATATGGGGCTTTAGCCAAATCGACGAACAGGGGAGCAACCGGGGTGGTTTgccgagatggagatggaaattttCTGGGCGCTTCTACGTTTGTATTTGAATGGGTAATGAGTCTGGTGATGATTGAAGCATATGCTTGCGAAGAAGCTTTTGCTCTTAGAGAAGACCTGGGTCTTGCCAGGATTAGAGTTGATTCGGATTGCTTGGAACTGGTAAATGATCTACACATGGAAAACAACAGAGGAGATTATTGCATAATTTTTCTTGAGATCAAGGACAACGAGTAAAAGTTTTTGGCATGTGAAATATGCCATGATCAGCCCACACGTAATGAGGAGGCTCACAAATTAGCTAGAATGGCAACCTCACTCGAGGTTGCCCCGCATGTTTGGTTATGTAATCCTCCCCCACCATATGTATTCCTTTGAACTTTGAAGTTTGAATAAAGTGTGATGTTACTTCTAAAAAAAGTTAAGGGTTGATAAATCCCTTAAAAAAAGTTAAGGGTTGACAAGCCCTCAAAAAGATTTAAGGGTTGAAAAATGATGCATTGTATATGTCACTTACTTGTCCATTCTGTGAGTTTTTTTTTCATATATtttgtttattcaaaacattttatccttTGAATCGTGCGTCCAAATTTCGGCTTGTTTTGATGTTTGGATTTCCCGCATCGAGTTCTCCAAAACTAGATCCATGTTAATAAGTTTTGACTATTTTTTTCATAAAAAACCAAAAAGCTGGAAAGCGGAAATAACGAAAAAAAgcaccaaaaaaggaaaaaaaccgaAACCTGGAAGCATGGTTgtggttttcacttttattttgaatcatagtTGTGCTTCTAGCGGAAACAAATTTGTGCTTCTCGTGAAAGCATATTGTTTTTATGCTTCTCAGGAAGTAAATCTGTGCTTCCACAAAAAACAAACTTGTGTTTCTCGTGGAAGCACAAATTTTTTCCCTTTTTCAAGAAGCACATATATACTCCTCTTGGAAGCGCCTAAAGGAAGCACAACTTTTCCCCTTTCTGAGAAGCACTTCTCACAGAAGCAAATCTGTGCTTCTCGGGAAAAAAATGTGCTTCCACAAGCAAATATATACTCCTCttggaagcacaattttttttccggagaaaaaaaatTCACGAAAGAAAAATCATGCTTCtatgagaagcaaatatgtgcttctcgTGAAAGTATGGATTTTTTTTCGAAAAGCACATGTGTGTTTCACAAACAAAATATAACCATGTGAAAATCGGAAACCGAATAAATTCATCTAAAACTCAAAAAGGCATacacaaaaataaaaacaaaatctgGAGAGAGCGCCCATCACACAACATGTGGCGGTGGCTGGACACACCATTTGGCACGCTCCTAGGGCATCAAAAGTGCCCCCCCCNNNNNNNNNNNNNNNNNNNNNNNNNNNNNNNNNNNNNNNNNNNNNNNNNNNNNNNNNNNNNNNNNNNNNNNNNNNNNNNNNNNNNNNNNNNNNNNNNNNNNNNNNNNNNNNNNNNNNNNNNNNNNNNNNNNNNNNNNNNNNNNNNNNNNNNNNNNNNNNNNNNNNNNNNNNNNNNNNNNNNNNNNNNNNNNNNNNNNNNNNNNNNNNNNNNNNNNNNNNNNNNNNNNNNNNNNNNNNNNNNNNNNNNNNNNNNNNNNNNNNNNNNNNNNNNNNNNNNNNNNNNNNNNNNNNNNNNNNNNNNNNNNNNNNNNNNNNNNNNNNNNNNNNNNNNNNNNNNNNNNNNNNNNNNNNNNNNNNNNNNNNNNNNNNNNNNNNNNNNNNNNNNNNNNNNNNNNNNNNNNNNNNNNNNNNNNNNNNNGAAGGGGTAACCTCTGGTTAGTTTGTACCCCCCAAAAAATATAAATAGATCCACGTTGCAGCATAGCCATGGTTTGGACAAAATTCTTGTTGTTCTATCCACGTTGCAGCATAGACATGACACATATTGAGGAGTTTGTGGTGCTTTTGTCATCAAAAAAACGCATGCAAAGCTTCAGACGTCCCCACGAGTAAAATAAATCCCTACCATTCAACCTCGGGTGTGTAGAAATCGATAGGAGGAAGCGTATAACCCTCGTTGGAGGGCCGCGTGTATTTATAGATTGATGGGGCTTATCCCATAGACGCATACATTGTTTGAATTACATTCTTGGAGTACAAGAGAAGTAAAGATAGAATCTATCTATTCAACTACCTACAGAAGATAGAAACAGAATAGAGAGAGATACAATGCGCTAGAGATATAGTCGAGAATATTATCTTCAACACGCCCCCATAATCACAACTTGGCCAAGTTGAGATTACGC is drawn from Triticum dicoccoides isolate Atlit2015 ecotype Zavitan chromosome 6B, WEW_v2.0, whole genome shotgun sequence and contains these coding sequences:
- the LOC119323157 gene encoding pentatricopeptide repeat-containing protein At2g37230-like gives rise to the protein MIRRRKWTTRMENSVRLLCPALSAPVVHGVISAAAAADRADLALQFFRFAYRRAGFRPEPATFALLVPVLAAKGMLNHARCILLETMPSFSVAPDEATVAALVAAYGRAGIPQEAVKLFRLMPDLGITRTALSYNAVLKAILCRGREAMARRIYNAMIADGVAPTLSTYNTLIWGFGLCKKMESAVRVFGDMKDHGVTPDVTTYNTLLNAWVRKGDLESARKVFDEMPGAGFERNSISYNVMIKGYVEANKVEEAVGLFTEMGEKGLRLSEKTFAALMPGLCDDEGKAAEARKAVADMAERRLTPKDKSVFLRLVSTLCKAGDLDGALEVHKKSGQFKHVLVDPRQYGVLMESLCAGGKCDGAVQVLDELLEKGTLLSPKSLVLEAPAYNPVIEYLCNNGNTNKAETFFRQLMKKGVDDKSAFNSLIRGHAKEGALEAAKEILAIMTRRGVPTDPHSHTLLIDSFLKKNEPADAKTALDSMMEHGHLPRPALFQSVMVALFNDGRVQTASRVMKTMIEKGITENMDMAHKIVEALFMRGHVEEAIGRVNLMVENGCMPDLDKLLAALCEKEKVMEAQKLADFALDRDFEVSFSTYDRVLEALYTEEKTLPAYSMLCKIKHKGGVVDQKGCDALMDSLKAGGYSKQADILSRILVENGSSASKRGKKSAMGA